In a genomic window of uncultured Sphaerochaeta sp.:
- a CDS encoding AGE family epimerase/isomerase: MKQKFDLLYLQYEATLALDILPFWLRYGIDQIHGGMYTGLDRDGSLLETDKSVWFQGRALWVFATAYREVEAKSEYRKACDSLVSFIENHCFDPSDGRMYFRVSKEGKPVIKRLRYVFSETFAILGFAAYSRAFNRPDYAMKAYDLFKKVEGYLATDGVLIPKFSTPSRGFGLPMILLNTADELRSALPEKEAELTQAIDGYIKEIRTYFVRPELQIVVEQCNVDGSLQLEHFEGRLLNPGHAIEGAWFILKEARRRGNDADLMQLGLSMLDWMWNKGWDAEHGGIIYFRDALGKSATEYWHDMKFWWPQCEAAIANLMAYTMSGQDTYLERFEMVHKYIQDHFVDPEFGEWYGYLHKDGSLSTPLKGNMYKGPFHIPRMYLVCCQLLDELRK, from the coding sequence ATGAAACAGAAATTTGACTTGCTCTACCTGCAGTATGAGGCAACGCTTGCTTTGGATATCCTGCCGTTTTGGCTTCGCTATGGAATCGACCAGATTCATGGAGGCATGTATACCGGTTTGGATCGTGACGGCTCATTGCTGGAGACCGATAAGTCTGTATGGTTCCAGGGCCGTGCCCTCTGGGTCTTCGCTACTGCGTACCGCGAGGTGGAAGCAAAGAGCGAGTATCGCAAGGCGTGCGACTCGCTGGTCTCCTTCATCGAGAACCACTGTTTCGACCCCTCTGATGGACGGATGTACTTCCGCGTCAGCAAGGAAGGAAAGCCGGTCATCAAGCGCCTTCGCTATGTTTTCTCAGAGACCTTCGCCATCCTCGGCTTTGCCGCCTACAGCAGGGCGTTCAACCGCCCGGATTATGCCATGAAGGCCTATGACCTCTTCAAGAAGGTTGAAGGCTATCTTGCAACCGATGGCGTTCTGATTCCCAAGTTCTCCACCCCCTCTCGTGGGTTCGGGCTTCCCATGATCCTGCTCAATACCGCCGATGAGCTGCGCAGTGCTCTTCCTGAAAAGGAAGCGGAGCTTACGCAGGCGATCGATGGTTACATCAAGGAGATACGGACGTATTTTGTGCGGCCCGAACTCCAGATCGTGGTGGAACAGTGCAATGTCGACGGCTCCTTGCAGCTTGAGCATTTCGAAGGAAGGTTGCTTAATCCCGGTCATGCCATTGAGGGTGCTTGGTTCATCCTCAAGGAAGCGAGAAGAAGGGGCAATGATGCGGATCTGATGCAGTTGGGGCTTTCCATGCTGGACTGGATGTGGAACAAGGGTTGGGATGCCGAGCATGGGGGCATCATCTACTTCAGGGATGCCCTGGGCAAGAGTGCAACCGAGTACTGGCATGACATGAAGTTCTGGTGGCCCCAGTGCGAAGCCGCCATTGCAAATCTGATGGCCTACACCATGTCTGGTCAGGATACCTATCTGGAGCGGTTCGAGATGGTCCACAAGTACATCCAGGACCACTTCGTTGATCCTGAGTTTGGCGAGTGGTATGGCTATCTGCACAAGGATGGCTCCCTTTCCACCCCGCTGAAGGGCAACATGTACAAGGGGCCGTTCCATATTCCCAGGATGTATCTGGTGTGCTGTCAGCTGCTTGATGAGTTGAGAAAATAG
- a CDS encoding AAC(3) family N-acetyltransferase: MHTRHSLTKDLEALGLDRKGTTLAHFSYKSLGPVDGGPQTVVDTLISYMAEGLMVFPTHTWANVTEEDPYYSVAETESCIGLIPETARKTAKGVRSAHPSHSVVAFGTDAASFVSGEHLYTTPCPREGVYGKLYDRDATILLVGVGLNRDTYIHGIEEWIDVPNRINTVKKMLFTRLSDGKLLPSPMAGHLGHVGENFPRVEEHMRSVGILEEGRLGDARVLYHSAKAFADELTRMLDKDPTLFSER, from the coding sequence ATGCATACACGCCACTCACTGACCAAAGATCTTGAGGCCTTGGGCCTGGACAGGAAGGGTACAACCCTCGCTCACTTCTCCTACAAGAGTTTAGGCCCGGTTGACGGGGGACCACAAACCGTGGTCGACACCCTCATCTCCTACATGGCAGAAGGTCTGATGGTCTTTCCGACCCATACCTGGGCGAATGTCACTGAAGAGGATCCCTACTATAGTGTCGCCGAAACTGAGAGCTGCATCGGCCTCATTCCCGAAACTGCGCGAAAGACAGCAAAGGGAGTGCGATCGGCACATCCGTCGCACTCGGTCGTCGCCTTCGGAACTGACGCAGCATCCTTTGTATCAGGGGAACACTTGTATACCACTCCTTGCCCAAGAGAGGGCGTGTACGGAAAACTGTATGACCGTGATGCCACCATTCTGCTGGTTGGCGTTGGCCTCAACCGAGACACCTACATCCATGGAATCGAGGAGTGGATCGACGTACCGAACCGTATCAACACGGTGAAGAAAATGCTCTTCACCCGCCTCTCTGACGGCAAGCTCCTTCCCTCCCCGATGGCAGGTCATCTTGGCCATGTGGGAGAGAACTTTCCACGCGTTGAGGAGCACATGCGCTCGGTCGGGATTCTCGAGGAAGGAAGGCTGGGTGACGCCCGGGTACTCTACCATTCAGCAAAAGCCTTTGCTGATGAGCTTACCCGGATGCTGGACAAGGATCCCACCCTCTTCTCAGAACGCTGA
- a CDS encoding LacI family DNA-binding transcriptional regulator: MKDFKRVTLQDVAREAKVSYASVSAVLNGKDGKSIRVGAQTKEKILESAARLGYVPNMAARKLKNGSNSLIAVFTYEQIFPVESENEYYRFFVGIQETAEKYGYDILILNNRPTEENSSRIVLADGAVMMGVNRDDKGIERLVKANYPLVFVGRREVAEVNTHWVTFDYRKVIEQMVDHLAPLCGNRSFVYVESQEEEREPRKDKRRYLLDAAQEHGLEVTIVQADDRNRLEEEALNQVLEQGMVVFDRLYSLDSFERSLERLGKRVGQDVRGAVLEDDWMGGHEHWTRWSNQRLELGSLAVEYLSLLLQKKSLEGVSKFTPLHLVISESSAF, from the coding sequence ATGAAGGATTTCAAACGGGTGACCTTGCAGGATGTGGCACGTGAGGCAAAGGTCTCCTACGCTTCGGTTTCTGCAGTACTGAATGGCAAGGATGGGAAGAGCATTCGTGTGGGTGCTCAGACCAAGGAGAAAATCCTTGAGTCTGCGGCACGTCTGGGGTATGTGCCCAACATGGCTGCGCGCAAGCTCAAGAACGGCTCCAACTCCCTGATAGCCGTCTTCACCTACGAGCAGATCTTTCCGGTTGAGTCGGAGAATGAGTACTACCGCTTCTTCGTGGGGATCCAGGAGACAGCGGAAAAGTACGGATACGACATTCTGATCCTCAACAACCGGCCTACCGAGGAGAACTCTTCACGCATCGTTCTTGCAGACGGGGCGGTAATGATGGGTGTCAATCGTGATGACAAGGGTATCGAGCGTTTGGTGAAGGCCAACTATCCCTTGGTCTTCGTCGGTCGCCGTGAGGTGGCCGAGGTAAATACCCACTGGGTTACGTTCGACTACCGCAAGGTGATCGAGCAGATGGTCGACCATCTTGCCCCACTGTGCGGCAATCGTTCTTTTGTCTATGTGGAGTCGCAGGAGGAGGAGCGTGAGCCGCGCAAGGATAAGCGTAGGTACCTGCTTGATGCGGCCCAGGAGCACGGTCTTGAGGTGACGATTGTACAAGCCGATGACAGAAACCGCCTCGAGGAAGAAGCGCTCAATCAGGTATTGGAACAGGGGATGGTAGTCTTTGACCGCCTCTACAGCCTCGACTCCTTCGAGCGCTCCTTGGAGCGCTTGGGGAAGCGGGTGGGACAGGATGTGCGCGGTGCAGTGCTTGAGGATGACTGGATGGGGGGACATGAGCACTGGACCCGTTGGTCCAACCAACGCCTGGAACTGGGCAGTCTTGCTGTGGAGTATCTATCCCTGCTGTTGCAGAAGAAAAGCCTGGAAGGGGTGAGCAAGTTCACCCCTTTGCATCTGGTGATCAGCGAAAGTTCAGCGTTCTGA
- a CDS encoding FAD-dependent oxidoreductase has product MHTLFDATHDLIVVGGGIAGSMAAIAAARLGLDVLLIEEEGYLGGSLTACGTGPMMTFHAGETQVVQGLPDELIKRMAEKGLSPGHITDSTGYTYTVTPFDSEGMKRELELMCLEAGVKILYHTTVVDVVVDEGTLHGISCLCAAQRFSVQAKFFIDASGDADLIALVGIPFEQGRETDGKDQPMTMNFKLVDVEIQAVRDLMDSNVELFPFLAPKAGLQHQACRLSFSGFQEIMQEGIKAGEITFDRDIVLAFETNALGEVIVNMTRVLEKNPVDPIQLSEAETEGRRQVWELYRFLKTHIPGFGKARMTFSGPRIGIRSSRRLKGAYRISVADLLAETRFEDAISACGYPIDIHSPDGAATDSTFLREGGYYTIPLRSLLNEQVSNVLAAGRNISCEFAAHASLRVSPSAGAIGQGAGTAVAVALQAKTDLFHLPMPLLHATLKGAGVFLG; this is encoded by the coding sequence ATGCATACTCTCTTTGATGCAACCCATGATCTTATTGTTGTAGGCGGCGGCATTGCAGGCAGCATGGCTGCCATTGCTGCTGCACGTCTTGGTCTGGATGTGCTCCTGATCGAGGAGGAGGGCTACCTCGGCGGCAGCCTGACTGCCTGCGGGACAGGGCCGATGATGACCTTTCACGCAGGAGAGACGCAGGTGGTCCAGGGCCTGCCCGATGAACTGATCAAGCGGATGGCTGAAAAGGGCTTGAGTCCCGGGCACATCACTGATTCCACCGGGTACACCTACACCGTGACCCCCTTCGACAGTGAGGGTATGAAGCGCGAGCTTGAGCTGATGTGCCTGGAGGCTGGGGTGAAGATCCTCTATCACACCACGGTGGTCGATGTGGTAGTGGATGAGGGTACGCTCCACGGCATCTCCTGCCTCTGTGCAGCACAGCGCTTCTCCGTGCAGGCCAAGTTCTTCATCGATGCCTCCGGTGATGCCGACCTGATAGCGCTTGTCGGCATACCCTTCGAGCAGGGCAGGGAGACAGATGGCAAGGACCAGCCGATGACGATGAACTTCAAGCTCGTCGATGTCGAAATCCAGGCGGTACGGGACCTGATGGACAGCAATGTCGAACTCTTTCCGTTCCTTGCCCCCAAGGCAGGTTTGCAGCACCAGGCGTGTCGACTCTCCTTCTCCGGCTTCCAGGAGATCATGCAGGAGGGAATCAAGGCAGGAGAGATTACCTTTGACCGGGACATTGTCCTTGCCTTCGAGACGAATGCTCTGGGTGAGGTCATCGTGAATATGACCCGGGTGCTGGAGAAGAATCCTGTGGATCCCATCCAGCTCAGTGAGGCTGAGACTGAAGGGAGGCGTCAGGTATGGGAGCTCTACCGCTTCCTCAAGACCCACATTCCCGGCTTCGGGAAGGCTCGGATGACCTTCAGTGGACCGCGTATCGGAATCCGCAGCTCCCGCCGCCTCAAGGGTGCCTATCGCATCAGTGTGGCCGACCTGCTTGCCGAGACAAGGTTCGAGGATGCCATTTCTGCGTGTGGTTATCCCATCGACATCCACTCCCCCGATGGTGCGGCTACCGACTCCACCTTCCTGCGCGAAGGGGGGTACTATACCATACCGCTGAGGAGCCTGCTTAATGAGCAGGTGAGCAATGTGCTGGCAGCAGGAAGGAACATCAGCTGTGAGTTTGCAGCACATGCCAGTCTCAGGGTCAGTCCTTCCGCTGGTGCAATCGGGCAGGGAGCAGGAACAGCGGTTGCAGTGGCCTTACAGGCCAAAACCGATCTTTTCCATCTACCGATGCCCCTGTTGCATGCTACACTGAAGGGTGCAGGAGTATTTCTGGGATGA
- a CDS encoding carbohydrate ABC transporter permease, protein MNPKTLLKQTPSWALMLVLTILFVYPFWWMLVNSLNVSAEIFGAPKLLPTSWAFSNYRDIFTVQPFARHYLNTLLVAGVGTIGNVLLAALAGYAFARMRFPGRNAAFLLLLTALMMPIEVTIIPLFFQMRGWGFDDSLVPLMLLPIFGSQGAFSTFMLRQFYVTVPQELEEAARIDGLHPLGIFVKIMLPIAIPVLSSVAILAFIAVWNTYLEPLVFISSLEKFTLPLSLTNFNDTYGLPQWHLQLAATTLSILPIMAVYLFFQQKVTDAMVNSGLK, encoded by the coding sequence ATGAATCCTAAGACACTGCTCAAGCAGACCCCCTCCTGGGCACTGATGCTGGTGCTCACCATCCTCTTTGTCTATCCGTTCTGGTGGATGCTGGTCAATTCGCTCAATGTGAGTGCCGAGATTTTCGGAGCACCCAAGTTGCTTCCCACCAGCTGGGCGTTCTCCAACTATCGCGACATCTTCACCGTCCAACCGTTTGCCCGCCACTATCTCAACACCCTGCTGGTGGCAGGGGTGGGGACGATAGGGAATGTACTCCTTGCCGCCCTTGCCGGCTATGCCTTTGCCAGGATGCGATTCCCCGGCCGCAACGCAGCCTTCCTGTTGTTGCTCACCGCCCTGATGATGCCCATCGAGGTCACCATCATCCCCCTCTTCTTCCAGATGCGGGGCTGGGGCTTTGACGACAGTCTGGTTCCGCTCATGCTGCTTCCCATCTTCGGCAGCCAAGGGGCTTTTTCCACCTTCATGCTGCGCCAGTTCTATGTAACCGTCCCGCAGGAACTGGAGGAGGCTGCACGCATCGATGGCCTGCATCCGCTGGGCATCTTTGTCAAGATCATGCTGCCCATCGCCATCCCCGTGCTCAGTTCGGTGGCCATTCTTGCGTTCATCGCTGTCTGGAACACCTATCTTGAGCCGTTGGTGTTCATCAGCAGCCTGGAGAAATTCACCTTGCCGCTCTCCCTCACCAATTTCAACGACACCTATGGACTTCCCCAGTGGCATCTGCAGCTGGCGGCAACCACCCTTTCGATACTACCCATCATGGCCGTCTATCTCTTCTTCCAACAGAAGGTCACCGATGCCATGGTGAATTCCGGTCTGAAATAA
- a CDS encoding sugar ABC transporter permease, translating to MRQQTLRMRTRKDTIIGWAFIAPQMAGFILFVLLPLFSVFLYSMQEKNLLFGTSVFSGFDNFVSLAKDPLFAKSLVNTLIFSAGVVPLNLVFSLLLALYLGGGKGGTRFVRSIIFLPVVTSGVAWAIVWKYLLQGGTAGPVNWFLDLIGIAGPNWLFEKGWAMGSVIVTRVMKNLGMNVLIFMGAVLNMPGDVIEAARIDGAKRFTLFFRIKLPLLMPTVMMVSIVTIIGSMRVFDTIKLMTDGGPEGSTMVMVYYIYHQAFRMFDTGFASALAVVLFLIVLALTAIQWLGRKRISYYES from the coding sequence ATGAGACAACAGACGCTGCGCATGCGGACAAGAAAGGATACGATCATAGGGTGGGCTTTCATAGCCCCCCAGATGGCCGGATTCATCCTCTTCGTCCTGCTCCCACTCTTCTCGGTCTTTCTGTACAGCATGCAGGAGAAGAACCTGCTTTTCGGAACCAGTGTGTTTTCCGGTTTTGACAATTTCGTTTCCCTGGCAAAGGATCCTCTCTTTGCCAAGTCGTTGGTCAACACCCTCATTTTCAGTGCCGGGGTGGTGCCTTTGAACCTTGTTTTCAGTCTGCTGCTTGCCCTCTACCTCGGTGGGGGCAAGGGAGGCACCCGTTTTGTCCGCAGCATCATCTTCCTGCCGGTGGTGACCTCAGGGGTGGCCTGGGCCATCGTCTGGAAGTATTTGCTGCAGGGCGGTACGGCTGGTCCGGTGAACTGGTTCCTGGACCTGATCGGCATAGCCGGGCCGAACTGGCTCTTTGAGAAAGGGTGGGCGATGGGCAGTGTCATCGTCACCCGTGTCATGAAGAACCTGGGCATGAACGTGCTCATCTTTATGGGAGCGGTGCTGAATATGCCGGGCGATGTCATCGAGGCGGCCCGCATCGATGGGGCCAAGCGCTTTACCCTCTTCTTCAGGATCAAGCTTCCGCTTCTGATGCCCACCGTGATGATGGTCTCCATCGTGACGATCATCGGTTCCATGCGTGTCTTCGACACCATCAAGCTGATGACCGATGGCGGACCGGAAGGATCGACGATGGTCATGGTCTATTACATCTATCACCAGGCTTTCAGGATGTTCGACACCGGCTTTGCTTCTGCTTTGGCTGTAGTACTCTTTCTGATCGTGCTTGCCCTTACCGCAATCCAGTGGCTGGGACGCAAAAGGATCTCCTATTATGAATCCTAA
- a CDS encoding sugar ABC transporter substrate-binding protein: MSTHHTKGSVRALALLLVLLLSISALFAQGSPEPSKPQGPVALKIATWTSNPDQIALLNSFVEGFAKEKGLPITATFESIPFAEYNTKLSLELQGSNGPDLFWVLETAAPAFIESGLLAKLNDGMKAYDPEDISADALELWSKGGNVYAIPFSTSPFFILYNKDLFAKAGLKTVEQYVAEGVWNWETFRMAAKAIKDKTGIWGFQTVDGQGFDARILHNLAPMVRSYGGDFWTDDGQVLINNDASVAAVKLFHSMVYQDASVVPPGNQSDFFAGNAAMTVGQISRVSKLNDASFVWGLAPMPAGPKGESPVIGQAAIGAHSKSKNVALASELVAYMTNKSSVAAMAGIWPPARKSVLESDAFLTSNKSVTAEQMKLAVATSIKSGRVLPSHVKYPQIEVESKMVFDKLWQPNANVKAILDEVAAIYTKYTK; this comes from the coding sequence ATGTCTACACACCACACCAAGGGGTCAGTCCGTGCCCTTGCCTTGTTGCTTGTTCTCTTGCTCTCCATTTCTGCACTCTTTGCCCAAGGTTCTCCCGAACCTTCCAAGCCTCAGGGCCCGGTAGCCCTGAAGATCGCCACCTGGACCAGCAACCCTGACCAGATTGCTCTGCTCAACTCATTTGTCGAAGGCTTTGCCAAGGAGAAGGGACTTCCCATCACCGCTACCTTCGAGTCGATTCCCTTTGCCGAATACAACACCAAGCTCTCCCTCGAGCTGCAAGGCTCCAATGGCCCCGATCTCTTCTGGGTCCTCGAAACTGCAGCCCCCGCCTTCATCGAAAGCGGCTTGCTGGCAAAGCTCAATGATGGCATGAAAGCTTATGATCCTGAGGATATCTCAGCCGATGCACTGGAGCTCTGGAGCAAGGGCGGCAACGTCTATGCCATCCCGTTCTCCACCTCTCCGTTCTTCATCCTCTACAACAAGGACCTCTTTGCCAAGGCAGGACTGAAGACTGTCGAGCAGTATGTTGCAGAAGGCGTCTGGAACTGGGAAACCTTCCGCATGGCAGCGAAGGCCATCAAGGACAAGACCGGCATCTGGGGCTTCCAGACTGTTGACGGCCAGGGATTTGACGCCCGTATCCTGCACAACCTTGCCCCGATGGTACGCTCCTACGGCGGTGACTTCTGGACCGATGATGGACAGGTGCTCATCAACAATGATGCTTCGGTAGCTGCAGTGAAGCTCTTCCACTCCATGGTCTACCAGGATGCCTCAGTGGTTCCCCCGGGCAACCAGAGTGACTTCTTTGCCGGCAATGCAGCCATGACGGTCGGGCAGATCTCCCGCGTCTCCAAGCTCAACGATGCTTCCTTTGTTTGGGGTCTTGCCCCCATGCCTGCAGGTCCGAAGGGTGAGTCCCCGGTTATCGGCCAGGCAGCAATCGGTGCACACTCCAAGAGCAAGAACGTCGCTCTTGCCAGCGAGCTGGTAGCATACATGACCAACAAGAGCTCGGTTGCTGCCATGGCAGGAATCTGGCCCCCTGCACGCAAGTCTGTGCTTGAGTCCGATGCGTTCCTTACTTCCAACAAGAGCGTGACCGCCGAGCAGATGAAGCTTGCCGTCGCCACGTCCATCAAGAGCGGCAGGGTACTGCCCAGCCATGTGAAGTATCCTCAGATCGAGGTCGAATCGAAGATGGTCTTTGACAAGCTCTGGCAGCCCAATGCCAATGTGAAAGCCATCCTTGACGAAGTGGCCGCCATCTATACCAAGTACACCAAGTAA
- the zupT gene encoding zinc transporter ZupT, with amino-acid sequence MYEFSTSTLLLAFGLTVFAGLGTGVGSLMSFFHKKFNPKFLAAALGFSAGVMIYVALIEIFMKAKDSLEGALGAKNGYWVTTAAFFAGIALIAIIDKLIPEYENPHEMHSKPCDPKPALDPNDPRLMRMGFFSALAIAIHNFPEGLATFMAALSDPSLGISIAVAIAIHNIPEGVAVSAPVYFATKSRKKAFWLSLLSGMAEPVGAFIGYFLLRRWFNDITFGFVFAAVAGIMVYISLDELLPTAEEYGEHHVAITGVIAGMAVMALSLVLLS; translated from the coding sequence ATGTATGAGTTCAGTACCTCAACCTTGCTTCTGGCATTCGGGCTTACGGTGTTTGCAGGTTTGGGCACCGGAGTAGGGTCCTTGATGAGTTTCTTCCACAAGAAGTTCAACCCCAAGTTCCTTGCTGCCGCCCTGGGGTTTTCCGCCGGCGTCATGATCTATGTCGCCTTGATCGAGATCTTCATGAAGGCCAAGGATTCATTGGAAGGTGCACTCGGAGCGAAGAACGGCTACTGGGTCACCACCGCAGCCTTTTTTGCCGGTATTGCCCTCATCGCCATCATCGACAAGCTCATTCCCGAGTATGAGAACCCGCATGAGATGCATAGCAAACCCTGTGACCCCAAACCAGCACTCGACCCCAACGATCCTCGTCTGATGCGCATGGGCTTTTTCAGTGCCCTGGCCATCGCCATCCATAATTTTCCCGAAGGCCTGGCTACCTTCATGGCCGCACTCTCCGACCCAAGCCTGGGTATCAGCATCGCGGTTGCCATTGCCATCCACAACATCCCTGAGGGTGTTGCGGTCTCTGCTCCCGTTTACTTTGCCACCAAGAGCCGCAAGAAGGCGTTCTGGCTGAGCCTCCTCTCCGGTATGGCAGAACCGGTGGGTGCCTTCATCGGCTATTTCCTGTTGCGACGTTGGTTCAACGACATCACCTTCGGCTTTGTCTTTGCAGCCGTTGCAGGCATCATGGTCTACATCTCTCTCGATGAACTGCTACCCACCGCAGAGGAGTATGGCGAGCACCATGTGGCCATCACCGGGGTTATTGCGGGTATGGCAGTCATGGCCTTGAGTCTGGTCTTGCTCAGCTAG
- a CDS encoding UDP-glucose/GDP-mannose dehydrogenase family protein has protein sequence MHLTIAGTGYVGLVAGVCFAHVGHKVTCVDIDPKKVEMLNKGICPIYETDLEAYLQEGLQKGLLTFTTDYQRAYRNPDVIFIGVGTPELPDGSANLSYVASVARQIAEHVERDCLVVVKSTVPVGTNDKVEQFIKDSLVHPVRVEVASNPEFLAQGTAVHDMMHAQRIVIGVEDKHAEAILRELYAPFDLPIVAVSRRSAEMTKYAANDFLALKISYMNDLANLCELVGANIEDVALGMSYDERIGSRFLKAGIGYGGSCFPKDTKALQYLAKQYGYNLRTVGAAVDVNNEQRYKLYRKACNRMITFNGIKVAVLGLAFKAGTDDLRESPAIYNIPLLLEQGANITAFDPVAQENCKRQYGFAMEYAATVEEALTGAQVCFIFTDWQEIRALEPALFKKLMRTALVYDGRNLFQPRTMLEAGVEYYSIGR, from the coding sequence ATGCATCTTACGATAGCAGGAACTGGGTATGTAGGACTGGTGGCAGGGGTCTGTTTTGCTCATGTGGGGCACAAGGTGACCTGTGTTGATATCGACCCGAAAAAAGTGGAAATGCTGAACAAGGGTATCTGCCCCATCTATGAAACAGACCTGGAAGCCTATCTGCAGGAAGGCCTTCAGAAGGGTTTGCTTACCTTCACCACCGACTACCAGAGGGCTTACAGAAATCCCGATGTCATCTTCATCGGCGTAGGAACTCCCGAACTGCCCGATGGTTCTGCAAACCTCAGTTATGTAGCCTCTGTGGCCCGTCAGATTGCCGAGCACGTTGAGCGTGACTGCCTCGTGGTGGTCAAGTCGACCGTGCCGGTCGGCACCAATGACAAGGTGGAGCAGTTCATCAAGGACTCCTTGGTCCATCCGGTACGTGTCGAAGTGGCTTCTAATCCTGAGTTCCTTGCACAAGGTACTGCAGTGCACGACATGATGCATGCCCAGAGGATTGTCATCGGGGTGGAGGACAAGCATGCTGAGGCCATCCTTCGTGAGCTCTATGCCCCTTTCGACCTTCCCATCGTGGCAGTAAGCAGAAGAAGTGCCGAGATGACCAAGTATGCGGCCAACGACTTCCTTGCCCTGAAAATCTCCTACATGAACGATCTTGCCAACCTCTGCGAGCTGGTGGGGGCGAACATCGAGGACGTGGCCTTGGGCATGTCCTACGATGAGCGCATCGGCTCACGCTTCCTGAAGGCCGGCATCGGCTACGGAGGAAGCTGCTTCCCCAAGGACACCAAGGCCTTGCAGTATCTGGCAAAACAGTATGGCTACAACCTGCGTACCGTCGGGGCTGCGGTGGACGTGAACAACGAGCAGCGCTACAAGCTCTACCGCAAGGCCTGCAACCGCATGATCACGTTCAACGGCATCAAGGTGGCGGTGCTCGGTCTGGCCTTCAAGGCAGGGACGGACGATCTGCGCGAGTCACCCGCCATCTACAACATTCCCCTCCTGCTCGAGCAGGGGGCAAACATCACCGCCTTTGACCCTGTGGCCCAGGAGAACTGCAAGCGCCAGTACGGCTTTGCCATGGAGTATGCTGCTACGGTGGAAGAGGCCCTGACAGGGGCACAGGTCTGTTTCATCTTCACCGATTGGCAGGAGATTCGCGCCCTTGAGCCTGCGCTCTTCAAGAAGCTGATGAGGACCGCCCTTGTCTATGATGGGCGCAATCTCTTCCAGCCCCGCACCATGCTTGAGGCAGGGGTGGAGTACTACAGCATCGGGAGGTGA
- a CDS encoding sugar ABC transporter substrate-binding protein, which yields MKKAIVTLMILLVAASMVFAAGTKEEGTKKEVTLSVLWFNDANESDVFLKTIDDYLKSNPHVKLDLQIVAYSEYDQKLKLMISGGNPPDIARITTNTLSVVVDSLEPIENHVQDVEAVKKEYLPSMVAFATNKDGKFIAYPTEATANGMLVNKTAFDKAGINVDEVSKTWTWAEWETIIAKVLAANPSMKYGLAVDFTPHRFSTLMYQWNGRFLKEDQSNIGFNNPGTVATLKWFKSLHDKNLLPKSVWLGSENPAELFQAGLVAGHIGGSWNINTYNKNVKDFAWKAVRMPKGEINSSVPGGKFVASFKESKNKDEAFRLMAAFADKQHNELYSRDTFNIPSRNDAKVSYPSNSADFEVFLEELKVTPAYTANEWKNTNLSKVTTYIREQIVEVLLGNITAEQAVANVDSRGATYFK from the coding sequence ATGAAAAAAGCAATCGTAACCCTGATGATCCTGCTCGTTGCTGCCAGCATGGTCTTTGCTGCCGGAACGAAGGAAGAGGGAACCAAGAAAGAGGTCACACTCTCCGTACTGTGGTTCAATGACGCCAATGAGTCGGATGTCTTTCTCAAGACCATCGACGACTACCTGAAGTCCAACCCGCACGTCAAGCTCGATCTGCAGATCGTTGCCTACAGTGAGTACGACCAGAAGCTGAAGCTGATGATCAGCGGCGGCAACCCGCCTGACATCGCCCGAATCACCACCAACACCCTATCGGTCGTGGTGGACAGCCTTGAGCCGATCGAAAACCACGTCCAGGATGTGGAAGCGGTGAAGAAAGAGTACCTGCCCTCGATGGTTGCCTTCGCAACCAACAAGGACGGTAAGTTCATCGCCTACCCCACCGAAGCCACGGCCAACGGCATGCTGGTGAACAAGACTGCTTTCGACAAAGCAGGCATCAATGTGGATGAGGTCAGCAAGACCTGGACCTGGGCAGAGTGGGAAACCATCATCGCCAAGGTGTTGGCTGCGAACCCGTCGATGAAGTACGGTCTTGCCGTAGACTTCACCCCGCACCGCTTCTCCACCCTCATGTACCAGTGGAACGGCCGCTTCCTGAAGGAAGACCAGTCGAACATCGGATTCAACAACCCCGGCACCGTTGCCACGCTGAAGTGGTTCAAGAGCCTGCATGACAAGAACCTGCTTCCCAAGAGTGTCTGGCTTGGTTCAGAGAACCCTGCCGAGCTTTTCCAAGCCGGTTTGGTTGCCGGTCACATCGGCGGAAGCTGGAACATCAACACGTACAACAAGAACGTGAAGGACTTTGCATGGAAGGCCGTGAGAATGCCCAAGGGCGAGATCAACTCGTCGGTGCCCGGCGGCAAGTTCGTTGCCTCCTTCAAGGAGAGCAAGAACAAGGATGAGGCGTTCCGCCTGATGGCAGCGTTTGCTGACAAGCAGCACAACGAGTTGTACAGCCGTGACACCTTCAACATTCCTTCCCGCAACGATGCAAAGGTCTCCTATCCTTCCAACAGCGCTGACTTCGAGGTCTTCCTTGAAGAGCTGAAGGTCACCCCGGCCTACACCGCCAACGAGTGGAAGAATACCAACCTGAGCAAGGTCACCACCTACATCCGCGAGCAGATCGTGGAAGTATTGTTGGGCAACATCACCGCCGAACAGGCAGTGGCCAACGTTGACAGCAGGGGTGCAACCTACTTCAAGTAA